The genomic segment TAATAGGTCTACCTGTTTCTTCAGGTTATGGCTTTCATGGGAAAGGTGAAACTGCTCTATTTTCAATGCTGCAGAGTTGCAGTCCTGGTCTGAGTGTTGTGAATATAGATAATGGATTTGGAGCAGGTGTTTTTGCTGCCTTGATAGCCAATAGAGTTGAAAAATTCAGAAAAAAATCTGATGAGCAATAACATTTATTTTTCTTTCCACACTTTTTAGGGGAATATTCAGCTTATTTGAAATCCTTGTGCAGTCGTCATATTCTGCCTTTAAAGAAATTATATTTCCAGAGTTATCTCTGGATATCTTTACACTTACATTGAAATTTTTACCTTCGAGTTCCACTTTAATTTCTTTTATTTCTCTTTTAGCTACTACCCTCATCCTTTCTTCAGACATTCTAACTCCAAGAGTACCCGTTTCAGAGAATATTAATGAAAGAAACTTTTCCTTATCTCTGTCTCTGCATATAACCGAAAGAATATAGGATGGTCTATTCTTCTTTGTTATTGCTGGAATCACCTGAACATCAAGGGCACCTTCTTCCATGAGTTTATTGATAATGTAGCCGATAATTTCACCGGTGATATCATCGAGGTTGGTCTCGAGAAGGGTTATTCTGTCGCTGCTGTATTTATTCATATCTTCAGTTATAATTATTCTAAGTATATTTGGAGTCTCTTTGATGTTTAGCATGCCAGCCCCTTTTCCAGCTTTTAAAATCTTTATGGGCTCTTCAATTTCATATTTGAATTCAGGTGAAAGTGAACTCAGAATAGCCAGACCTGTTGGTGTTGCAAGTTCTCCAGAGGACATCAATGTGATGGGGATTTTATAGGAGGTAACAATTTCCTGGGCTAGGGGTAAAGGTATTGTGAACTCTCCATGGGAAATTTTAGCCTTTCCTGAGCCAAGATTTACAGGTGTTGACATAATTTTGTTCTGAAGTAGTGAAATTTTCTGGGCAAGGGCCGAGAAAGATAAAATATCAAACAGGGTGTCTGTACTGCTGAGTTCATGTAGATGCAGTTCTTCTTTATTTTTACTGTGAACTTTCTCTTCAGCTTTTATGAGAATGGTAAGGATTTCAGCAGCCAGGGACGAATATTTCTCTTGAAGTTTCATTATTTCAAGACACTTGTTTAAATATTCTTCAAGTTTTGATGCCTGCAAACTTTCAAAGTCATTTTTGCATGAAAAACTAATACTTCTACCCTTAATTCTCCCCCTTTTTACTTCTTTTATTTCAACAGTGCATTTTTTTTCTGTAACTTCTTCAATTACTTCAACAATTTTATCGATTTCTTTTTCATAATTCCCAAGGTCAAGCATGGCTGCAACAAGCATGTCACCGCTTATGCCTGATGAACAGTCAATAAAAATCATCTATATTCCTCGGCTAATCTTACATAATTGAGGGCATTATTTTTTATTGATTCGATTTCCTCCTGAGTTATTGTTCTTTTAATCTTTGCTGGAAAACCAAGAATAAGTGAGTTTGGAGGAAACTTTTTATTTTCTGTTACAAGGGCACCTGCACCGACAATAGAATTCTCGCCTATCCTTGAACCATTCATTATGATTGCACCCATACCAATCAGAACATTATTTTTTATCTCGGCTCCGTGTATAACACAGTTGTGTCCTATGGTTACATAATTCCCAATTATAACCGGGTGGGAGGGGGAAGTATGTAGAGTGGAATTATCCTGGATATTCGAGTACTTTCCAATAATAATCTCATCTTTATCGCCCCTGATAACTATATTGAACCACAGGCTTGAATTATCTTCAATTTTTACCTTTCCAATTATTCTTGCTCCTCTTGCTATGAATGCAGAATAGGATATTTCAGGCTCGAAATCTCTGAACTTCATAGTAAACCTCCTGAGATAATATCAGGGTTTTTTTTCACAACAACATCATCCTCAATTCTTATTCCAAAATCACCATACAGTCCGGGCTCAACAGTCACAACCATACCTTCCTTCAGTACTTCTTTTGAGGTTTTGCTTAATCCCGGTGCCTCATGCACCTCCAGGCCCAGACCATGTCCTGTACTGTGAAGAAAATATTTTTCTACATTGTACTCTTTAAAAATCTCTATAACAGCTCTATCGACATTACTGGCTTTATTTCCAGGATAGCATTCTTTTATTCCAGCTTTCTGTGCCTCTTCAACTATCTCTCTCCACTCTATGTATCTTTTATTATCTGAAAGAGAAAAGCTTCTTGTGATGTCACTGCAATAATGCTCAACCTTTGCTCCGGCATCAATTATTAAGGCATCTGTATCAATTTTGGCCTTTTCAGGTATGTGGTGGGGCTGGGCAGAATTCTTGCCAGAAGCTAATATGGTTGGGAAGGCAACTCCAGCTTCTTTATTTAATCTATAGTCTATTTCAGCAGCTACTTCTTTTTCAGTTTTAGAAACCAGGTTTTCAGCGATTTCATTGATTATTTTTTCAGTAATTATACAACCATCTTTTATAAATTCAATCTCTCTTTTATCTTTAACTGTCCTCATATCTTCCAGAAACTCAAGACCCACAACAGCTTTTTTCTTGAGATACTTCTCAAAAAAACTATATTTTATATAATCCTTTTCAATTCCTACTCTTTTTGGTTTTATTCCTTTAAATATTTTTGAAAAATTATCTACGATTTTATGGTTTATTCTTATTTCTTCTTTTCTGGTAGAATCCATAGGAGATATAATCAGCTCAGCCTCTCTCTGAATTATCAGTGCAGCGAAACTTGAAGGAAAAAAACCAGTGAGGTAGTAGATATTTTCAGGTTTAAGAATAACTGCTACGCCTATACTTCTTCTTTTCAGTTCTTCTATTATCTTCTCAAGCCTTTTCATCATAGTTTATTAATACTCAGTAAATAAATAAGTTTTTGGGTGTGGTTATGAAAATAGCTGTGGGTTCTAAAAATCCTGTGAAGATTGAAGCTATCAGGAGAGCTTTTTCCCGTTTTTTTAAAGTAAATGTAACAGGAACAAAAGTTGATTCGGGAGTATCTTCACAGCCTATTGGATTTGAAGAGACAATGAAGGGAGCGGAAAACAGAGCCAGAAAAGCAAAAAGCCAGGGTGATTTGGGCGTGGGCATAGAAGCAGGATTGATACGTATTGAAGGTTCAAAGAGATTATACTTTGACATTCAGATAACTGCCATCTATGATGGAAATTTCATGACTTATGGCCTGGGGCCAGGTTTTGTTCACCCTCCTTCTGTTGTGAAGGCAGTTCAGGAAGGCAGGGATGTTGGAGAACTAATGGAGGAGCTCTCTGGAGTTGAGTCCATTGGGAAAAAACTCGGCGCTATAGGGTTCTTAACAGATGGAAAGGTTACACGGATTGAAATTTCAGAGATGAGTGTGCTTATGGCTCTTGTTCCAAGGATAAAATCTAACCTCTACTCCTCTGAATAATTAAATCTATTTGTTGCAATTATATGCATACCTCAGCATATTTATGAAGAACATCGCAGAAGACCAACGACTTTAGTCGTTGGATGAATGCGTTACTATTTTAAAAATATTGAAATACCTCTAGCTAAGGGTATAATGAATCGTAAATTTTAATT from the archaeon BMS3Bbin15 genome contains:
- a CDS encoding non-canonical purine NTP phosphatase — its product is MKIAVGSKNPVKIEAIRRAFSRFFKVNVTGTKVDSGVSSQPIGFEETMKGAENRARKAKSQGDLGVGIEAGLIRIEGSKRLYFDIQITAIYDGNFMTYGLGPGFVHPPSVVKAVQEGRDVGELMEELSGVESIGKKLGAIGFLTDGKVTRIEISEMSVLMALVPRIKSNLYSSE
- a CDS encoding putative peptidase, producing MMKRLEKIIEELKRRSIGVAVILKPENIYYLTGFFPSSFAALIIQREAELIISPMDSTRKEEIRINHKIVDNFSKIFKGIKPKRVGIEKDYIKYSFFEKYLKKKAVVGLEFLEDMRTVKDKREIEFIKDGCIITEKIINEIAENLVSKTEKEVAAEIDYRLNKEAGVAFPTILASGKNSAQPHHIPEKAKIDTDALIIDAGAKVEHYCSDITRSFSLSDNKRYIEWREIVEEAQKAGIKECYPGNKASNVDRAVIEIFKEYNVEKYFLHSTGHGLGLEVHEAPGLSKTSKEVLKEGMVVTVEPGLYGDFGIRIEDDVVVKKNPDIISGGLL
- the dapH gene encoding 2,3,4,5-tetrahydropyridine-2,6-dicarboxylate N-acetyltransferase, with the protein product MKFRDFEPEISYSAFIARGARIIGKVKIEDNSSLWFNIVIRGDKDEIIIGKYSNIQDNSTLHTSPSHPVIIGNYVTIGHNCVIHGAEIKNNVLIGMGAIIMNGSRIGENSIVGAGALVTENKKFPPNSLILGFPAKIKRTITQEEIESIKNNALNYVRLAEEYR